A genomic stretch from Pomacea canaliculata isolate SZHN2017 linkage group LG2, ASM307304v1, whole genome shotgun sequence includes:
- the LOC112557418 gene encoding ER membrane protein complex subunit 1-like isoform X2, producing the protein MALSWMICLIGTIILMPVEALYEDQVGIYDWKQDYVGKLTHVHWESMTSGLSGKRIFVATELNVLAAVNAHDGSIAWRQVAEDDARGRIDALLYNNNYILTVQAGGKFVRSWHTQTGNLHWERYLSSEESMIATALFKNADKDSIIVATANALYSLKTSDGKTEWEVNLPDSDTVERWYLSLRSDGSVAVVGVSPKVRVAVMVVGPDGKTKIQVRKLPAQWITKDTSCQLVGGEGFLCYSSASGSFHFLSVTDGQVFITKAVSELGFLPTSEMKLEAIATENGGSSPWVLLQVSRNHMALLSVSSSDFKVVKDLPKVEAAEVAYEGDSKVLLTVQRADPETVEFTGMDLASMSEQTDISQRISVLSGHGTIEKIFPLLFTKKKDGHLGAKVLMLAQDYSLHCTHKAGKSPWRREEALAYILSVEMVDLPVSENEAKFEDEFGSGKDDILAMFVKRIKVQVLQLQGFVEHIIQKLVGHRHHHPVISKSDAGDANSDEDDGEDEDSGLVRDAFSLHKMIVAVTGAGKVYGVRSHNGKIAWQHFFPSLVPFNRQGDEKLLLFIQRTTAHFPHPPQCAILGASRETGNGLIAIINPVTGAILKDTPPGGLDLGFKVIQAQLLDVYDEEFLKGILLVDSEVKVHFYPSSMKSVVLPVLNNLYLHLTNQDMGMMDGYRLITRGQDIVADKLWHIDLQHGQQVVTGVYGKRPIEHVHSQGRVLGDRSVLYKYLNPNLVVIITEGEEVPSPSSNKGPSGFFNLYLIDGVTGHIVFHENHKRTRGPVKVVHAENWVVYSFYSEKHRRCEMAVLELYEGKEQNNATAFSSLNPPLNPLVMRQSYIFPMPIYTMSSTVTEKGITNKNIIIALKVGGVLSLPKAFLDPRRPSIPTQETMEEGTIPYVPELPVNLESIVNYNRSIFNVRAIHTAPAGLESTSLILVYGIDLFYTRVTPSKMFDVLKEDFDYMFIGGVLLIMILVSFVSQKLAARRALNRAWK; encoded by the exons ATGGCGTTATCGTGGATGATATGTTTGATCGGCACAATAATTTTAATGCCAGTAGAGGCTCTCTACGAAGATCAAGTTGGGATATATGATTG GAAACAGGATTATGTAGGAAAACTTACCCACGTACATTGGGAGTCAATGACATCAGGATTAAGTGGGAAGAGGATATTTGTAGCCACTGAGCTTAATGTCTTGGCAGCTGTCAATGCTCATGATGGATCGATTG CATGGCGACAAGTTGCAGAGGATGATGCACGCGGAAGAATAGATGCACTGctttacaacaacaact aCATTCTGACTGTACAAGCTGGAGGAAAATTTGTCAGGAGTTGGCATACACAAACAGGAAACTTGCATTGGGAACGATACCTATCATCCGAAGAATCAATgat TGCCACAGCTTTGTTCAAAAATGCAGATAAAG ACTCTATCATCGTGGCAACGGCCAATGCACTGTATTCCCTGAAAACCTCAGATGGTAAAACAGAGTGGGAGGTAAATCTTCCAGACAG TGATACAGTAGAACGCTGGTACCTGTCACTTCGCTCTGATGGGAGTGTCGCAGTTGTTGGTGTGTCCCCCAAAGTCCGTGTGGCTGTAATGGTTGTGGGGCCTGATGGGAAGACAAAGATTCAAGTGCGTAAACTTCCAGCTCAATGGATCACAAAAGATACCAG ctgtcAGCTGGTAGGAGGAGAGGGCTTTCTGTGTTACTCTTCAGCTTCTGGTTCATTCCATTTCCTCTCAGTGACTGATGGACAGGTCTTTATAACAAAGGCAGTTTCG GAACTTGGCTTCTTGCCAACTTCTGAAATGAAACTGGAGGCCATAGCAACAGAAAATGGTGGTTCTTCTCCATGGGTGCTTCTTCAAGTATCTAGAAATCACATGGCTTTGCTGTCAGTTTCCAGTAGTGATTTCAAAGTTGTGAAAGACCTGCCAAAA GTGGAGGCTGCTGAGGTGGCTTATGAAGGTGACAGTAAAGTCCTCCTGACAGTACAGCGGGCAGACCCAGAG ACAGTTGAATTCACTGGGATGGACCTGGCAAGCATGTCTGAGCAGACGGACATTTCACAGCGAATATCGgtactgtctggtcatggcacTATAGAGAAG ATTTTCCCATTGCTCTTTACCAAAAAGAAGGATGGTCACTTGGGAGCCAAGGTCCTGATGCTGGCTCAGGATTATTCTCTTCACTGTACTCACAAGGCAG GAAAATCTCCATGGCGACGAGAAGAGGCATTGGCATACATTCTCTCAGTTGAAATGGTTGACCTTCCCGTATCTGAAAATGAAGCAAAGTTTGAGGATGAATTTGGTTCAGGAAAAG atgacattttgGCCATGTTTGTGAAGCGTATTAAAGTGCAGGTGCTGCAGCTGCAG GGATTTGTGGAGCATATTATTCAGAAACTTGTTGGACATCGTCACCATCATCCAGTGATCAGCAAGAGTGATGCTGGTGATGCCAacagtgatgaagatgatgggGAAGATGAAGATAGTGGCCTTGTACGTGATGCATTCAGCCTTCACAAGATGATCGTAGCTGTTACTGGTGCTGGCAAG GTGTATGGTGTGCGCAGCCATAATGGTAAAATTGCCTGGCAGCATTTTTTCCCAAGTCTTGTGCCATTCAATAGACAGGGTGATGAAAAGCTGTTACTGTTTATACAGCGGACCACTGCACATTTTCCCCATCCTCCCCAGTGTGCTATCTTGGGTGCCAGTCGA gAGACTGGTAATGGGCTGATTGCCATCATCAATCCAGTGACAGGTGCCATATTGAAAGACACACCACCTGGTGGTCTTGACTTAGGATTCAAGGTTATCCAGGCACAGTTACTGGATGTTTATGATGAGGAATTCTTGAAGGGCATTCTCTTAGTTGATTCAGAAGTCAAG GTCCATTTTTACCCAAGCTCTATGAAATCTGTGGTTCTGCCTGTGTTGAACAACTTGTATCTTCACCTTACCAATCAGGATATGGGTATGATGGACGGATATCGACTTATTACTCGTGGGCAG GACATTGTGGCTGACAAACTGTGGCACATCGACCTTCAACATGGCCAACAGGTGGTGACAGGTGTTTATGGAAAGAGACCCATAG AACATGTCCACTCCCAGGGGCGAGTACTTGGAGACCGCAGTGTTCTATACAAGTATCTAAATCCCAACCTTGTTGTGATTATAACAGAAGGGGAGGAAGTCCCTTCTCCTTCTTCAAATAAAG GTCCGTCAGGGTTTTTCAACCTGTACCTGATAGATGGGGTAACAGGACACATAGTGTTTCATGAAAATCACAAGCGAACACGAGGTCCAGTTAAAGTTGTGCATGCAGAAAACTGGGTTGTG tACTCGTTTTACAGTGAGAAGCACCGTCGTTGTGAGATGGCAGTGCTAGAACTGTATGAGGGCAAAGAACAGAACAATGCCACAGCTTTCTCATCACTAAATCCACCCCTTAACCCCCTAGTCATGAGACAGTCCTACATTTTCCCAATGCCTATCTACACCATGAGTTCCACTGTAACAGAGAAGGGAATAACCAACAAGAACATTATCA TTGCCCTCAAGGTCGGTGGAGTCTTGTCTCTTCCTAAAGCTTTCTTGGACCCAAGGCGGCCATCCATTCCTACTCAAGAGACTAT GGAGGAAGGAACAATACCTTATGTTCCAGAACTCCCAGTTAATCTTGAAAGCATTGTGAACTACAACCGCAGCATTTTTAATGTGCGAGCAATCCACACGGCACCTGCGGGCCTTGAGTCTACATCACTCATCCTTGTTTATGGCATTG aTTTGTTCTACACAAGGGTAACACCATCCAAGATGTTTGATGTGCTCAAAGAAGACTTCGATTATATGTTCATTGGAGGAGTTCTTCTTATCATGATACTGGTCTCATTTGTATCCCAGAAATTAGCAGCCAGGAGGGCTCTAAATAGAGCATGGAAATGA
- the LOC112557420 gene encoding glutathione S-transferase kappa 1-like — protein sequence MGSKKTLVEFFYDVVSPYSRFAFEVLCRYKGIWNMDLKLKPVFLGGIMQATGNQPPATNATKASYLVTDMKHLSQYFNLSYNQPKDFWNVIVTKGTLKTQRFITAVDMTRPEFTEQLSRELWNRIYVEDLDATEPESLRQAALKAGMNENLISDALNRMTQKDVKDRLIAYTKEALDLGAFGAPYIVAHVNGKKEIFFGSDRFPVMALIIGEKWQGPDPGVKSHL from the exons ATGGGCTCGAAAAAAACCCTCGTCGAATTTTTCTACGATGTCGTTTCACCTTACTCACGGTTTGCCTTTGAG GTACTGTGCCGGTACAAAGGGATTTGGAACATGGATCTTAAGTTGAAACCTGTCTTCCTCGGAGGCATTATGCAGGCTACTG GCAATCAGCCTCCTGCCACTAATGCCACCAAGGCTTCATATTTAGTCACAGATATGAAACACTTGTCACAGTATTTCAATCTTTCATACAACCAACCAAAG GATTTCTGGAATGTGATTGTGACCAAGGGAACATTGAAAACACAACGATTTATTACAGCAGTAGACATGACAAGGCCAGAGTTTACAGAGCAGCTGTCTCGTGAATTGTGGAACCGCATTTATGTTGAG GATCTGGATGCTACTGAACCAGAGAGCCTTAGAcag GCTGCATTGAAAGCTGGCATGAACGAGAATTTAATCAGCGATGCCTTGAATCGTATGACACAAAAAGACGTCAAGGACAGGCTGATAGCTTATACTAAAGAGGCTTTAGACCTAGGG GCTTTTGGAGCCCCATATATAGTTGCCCATGTGAATGGCaagaaagagatattttttgGCTCTGACAGGTTTCCTGTGATGGCATTGATCATAG GGGAGAAGTGGCAGGGACCAGACCCTGGAGTAAAATCTCATCTGTGA
- the LOC112557418 gene encoding ER membrane protein complex subunit 1-like isoform X1, which produces MALSWMICLIGTIILMPVEALYEDQVGIYDWKQDYVGKLTHVHWESMTSGLSGKRIFVATELNVLAAVNAHDGSIAWRQVAEDDARGRIDALLYNNNYILTVQAGGKFVRSWHTQTGNLHWERYLSSEESMIATALFKNADKDSIIVATANALYSLKTSDGKTEWEVNLPDSDTVERWYLSLRSDGSVAVVGVSPKVRVAVMVVGPDGKTKIQVRKLPAQWITKDTSCQLVGGEGFLCYSSASGSFHFLSVTDGQVFITKAVSELGFLPTSEMKLEAIATENGGSSPWVLLQVSRNHMALLSVSSSDFKVVKDLPKVEAAEVAYEGDSKVLLTVQRADPETVEFTGMDLASMSEQTDISQRISVLSGHGTIEKIFPLLFTKKKDGHLGAKVLMLAQDYSLHCTHKAGKSPWRREEALAYILSVEMVDLPVSENEAKFEDEFGSGKDDILAMFVKRIKVQVLQLQGFVEHIIQKLVGHRHHHPVISKSDAGDANSDEDDGEDEDSGLVRDAFSLHKMIVAVTGAGKVYGVRSHNGKIAWQHFFPSLVPFNRQGDEKLLLFIQRTTAHFPHPPQCAILGASRETGNGLIAIINPVTGAILKDTPPGGLDLGFKVIQAQLLDVYDEEFLKGILLVDSEVKVHFYPSSMKSVVLPVLNNLYLHLTNQDMGMMDGYRLITRGQDIVADKLWHIDLQHGQQVVTGVYGKRPIEHVHSQGRVLGDRSVLYKYLNPNLVVIITEGEEVPSPSSNKVSSALAGPSGFFNLYLIDGVTGHIVFHENHKRTRGPVKVVHAENWVVYSFYSEKHRRCEMAVLELYEGKEQNNATAFSSLNPPLNPLVMRQSYIFPMPIYTMSSTVTEKGITNKNIIIALKVGGVLSLPKAFLDPRRPSIPTQETMEEGTIPYVPELPVNLESIVNYNRSIFNVRAIHTAPAGLESTSLILVYGIDLFYTRVTPSKMFDVLKEDFDYMFIGGVLLIMILVSFVSQKLAARRALNRAWK; this is translated from the exons ATGGCGTTATCGTGGATGATATGTTTGATCGGCACAATAATTTTAATGCCAGTAGAGGCTCTCTACGAAGATCAAGTTGGGATATATGATTG GAAACAGGATTATGTAGGAAAACTTACCCACGTACATTGGGAGTCAATGACATCAGGATTAAGTGGGAAGAGGATATTTGTAGCCACTGAGCTTAATGTCTTGGCAGCTGTCAATGCTCATGATGGATCGATTG CATGGCGACAAGTTGCAGAGGATGATGCACGCGGAAGAATAGATGCACTGctttacaacaacaact aCATTCTGACTGTACAAGCTGGAGGAAAATTTGTCAGGAGTTGGCATACACAAACAGGAAACTTGCATTGGGAACGATACCTATCATCCGAAGAATCAATgat TGCCACAGCTTTGTTCAAAAATGCAGATAAAG ACTCTATCATCGTGGCAACGGCCAATGCACTGTATTCCCTGAAAACCTCAGATGGTAAAACAGAGTGGGAGGTAAATCTTCCAGACAG TGATACAGTAGAACGCTGGTACCTGTCACTTCGCTCTGATGGGAGTGTCGCAGTTGTTGGTGTGTCCCCCAAAGTCCGTGTGGCTGTAATGGTTGTGGGGCCTGATGGGAAGACAAAGATTCAAGTGCGTAAACTTCCAGCTCAATGGATCACAAAAGATACCAG ctgtcAGCTGGTAGGAGGAGAGGGCTTTCTGTGTTACTCTTCAGCTTCTGGTTCATTCCATTTCCTCTCAGTGACTGATGGACAGGTCTTTATAACAAAGGCAGTTTCG GAACTTGGCTTCTTGCCAACTTCTGAAATGAAACTGGAGGCCATAGCAACAGAAAATGGTGGTTCTTCTCCATGGGTGCTTCTTCAAGTATCTAGAAATCACATGGCTTTGCTGTCAGTTTCCAGTAGTGATTTCAAAGTTGTGAAAGACCTGCCAAAA GTGGAGGCTGCTGAGGTGGCTTATGAAGGTGACAGTAAAGTCCTCCTGACAGTACAGCGGGCAGACCCAGAG ACAGTTGAATTCACTGGGATGGACCTGGCAAGCATGTCTGAGCAGACGGACATTTCACAGCGAATATCGgtactgtctggtcatggcacTATAGAGAAG ATTTTCCCATTGCTCTTTACCAAAAAGAAGGATGGTCACTTGGGAGCCAAGGTCCTGATGCTGGCTCAGGATTATTCTCTTCACTGTACTCACAAGGCAG GAAAATCTCCATGGCGACGAGAAGAGGCATTGGCATACATTCTCTCAGTTGAAATGGTTGACCTTCCCGTATCTGAAAATGAAGCAAAGTTTGAGGATGAATTTGGTTCAGGAAAAG atgacattttgGCCATGTTTGTGAAGCGTATTAAAGTGCAGGTGCTGCAGCTGCAG GGATTTGTGGAGCATATTATTCAGAAACTTGTTGGACATCGTCACCATCATCCAGTGATCAGCAAGAGTGATGCTGGTGATGCCAacagtgatgaagatgatgggGAAGATGAAGATAGTGGCCTTGTACGTGATGCATTCAGCCTTCACAAGATGATCGTAGCTGTTACTGGTGCTGGCAAG GTGTATGGTGTGCGCAGCCATAATGGTAAAATTGCCTGGCAGCATTTTTTCCCAAGTCTTGTGCCATTCAATAGACAGGGTGATGAAAAGCTGTTACTGTTTATACAGCGGACCACTGCACATTTTCCCCATCCTCCCCAGTGTGCTATCTTGGGTGCCAGTCGA gAGACTGGTAATGGGCTGATTGCCATCATCAATCCAGTGACAGGTGCCATATTGAAAGACACACCACCTGGTGGTCTTGACTTAGGATTCAAGGTTATCCAGGCACAGTTACTGGATGTTTATGATGAGGAATTCTTGAAGGGCATTCTCTTAGTTGATTCAGAAGTCAAG GTCCATTTTTACCCAAGCTCTATGAAATCTGTGGTTCTGCCTGTGTTGAACAACTTGTATCTTCACCTTACCAATCAGGATATGGGTATGATGGACGGATATCGACTTATTACTCGTGGGCAG GACATTGTGGCTGACAAACTGTGGCACATCGACCTTCAACATGGCCAACAGGTGGTGACAGGTGTTTATGGAAAGAGACCCATAG AACATGTCCACTCCCAGGGGCGAGTACTTGGAGACCGCAGTGTTCTATACAAGTATCTAAATCCCAACCTTGTTGTGATTATAACAGAAGGGGAGGAAGTCCCTTCTCCTTCTTCAAATAAAG TGAGCTCTGCATTGGCAGGTCCGTCAGGGTTTTTCAACCTGTACCTGATAGATGGGGTAACAGGACACATAGTGTTTCATGAAAATCACAAGCGAACACGAGGTCCAGTTAAAGTTGTGCATGCAGAAAACTGGGTTGTG tACTCGTTTTACAGTGAGAAGCACCGTCGTTGTGAGATGGCAGTGCTAGAACTGTATGAGGGCAAAGAACAGAACAATGCCACAGCTTTCTCATCACTAAATCCACCCCTTAACCCCCTAGTCATGAGACAGTCCTACATTTTCCCAATGCCTATCTACACCATGAGTTCCACTGTAACAGAGAAGGGAATAACCAACAAGAACATTATCA TTGCCCTCAAGGTCGGTGGAGTCTTGTCTCTTCCTAAAGCTTTCTTGGACCCAAGGCGGCCATCCATTCCTACTCAAGAGACTAT GGAGGAAGGAACAATACCTTATGTTCCAGAACTCCCAGTTAATCTTGAAAGCATTGTGAACTACAACCGCAGCATTTTTAATGTGCGAGCAATCCACACGGCACCTGCGGGCCTTGAGTCTACATCACTCATCCTTGTTTATGGCATTG aTTTGTTCTACACAAGGGTAACACCATCCAAGATGTTTGATGTGCTCAAAGAAGACTTCGATTATATGTTCATTGGAGGAGTTCTTCTTATCATGATACTGGTCTCATTTGTATCCCAGAAATTAGCAGCCAGGAGGGCTCTAAATAGAGCATGGAAATGA